One window from the genome of Echinicola vietnamensis DSM 17526 encodes:
- a CDS encoding glycoside hydrolase family 88 protein: MLAYPVKVVSSIGLLIFVLSLWMLPLRTNAQMTEKNPYARELDRIVLEMAGKLELLEVDSTMIPRSLRAQGDLAGVGSRDWTSGFFPGTLWYLYGYSGNPALLSAARTWTAFIEKEKYDGHTHDTGFKVYCSFGNAYKVQEKESDRNIIVQTANTLMGRFDPKIACIRSWDFNQETWQYPVIIDNMMNLEILFAATRFTGDSSYYQVAKAHAYTTLKNHFRADYSSYHVVDYDTISGMSRLKTTHQGYGKNSSWSRGQAWALYGFTMCYRETADPVFFEQAQKVARFILDHPRLPKDKIPYWDFDDPKIPNTPRDASAAAVIAAALLELSTYSRQEQTRRYWQAANTILKHLSSSTYRMKGEELPFLLDHSVGSKPHDAEVDVPLVYADYYYVEALIRANNYALSNMNNGSGLTW, encoded by the coding sequence ATGTTAGCCTATCCTGTCAAGGTCGTATCATCCATTGGCCTATTGATCTTTGTACTGTCCTTGTGGATGCTGCCTTTGCGCACAAATGCACAAATGACTGAAAAGAATCCATATGCGAGAGAGTTGGATAGGATCGTTTTAGAGATGGCAGGGAAATTAGAGCTTTTGGAAGTGGATTCTACCATGATTCCCCGCTCATTAAGGGCACAAGGCGACTTGGCAGGAGTGGGCTCCAGGGATTGGACCAGCGGTTTTTTCCCGGGTACGCTTTGGTACCTGTACGGTTATTCAGGAAACCCGGCACTCTTGTCCGCAGCCAGGACTTGGACAGCCTTTATAGAAAAGGAAAAATATGATGGGCATACGCATGATACGGGGTTTAAGGTATATTGCAGCTTTGGCAATGCCTATAAAGTCCAAGAAAAGGAGAGCGATAGAAATATCATCGTACAAACTGCTAACACATTGATGGGGAGGTTTGACCCAAAGATAGCTTGTATTCGTTCATGGGACTTTAACCAGGAAACTTGGCAATATCCTGTCATCATAGACAATATGATGAATTTGGAAATATTGTTTGCAGCCACACGCTTTACAGGGGATTCGAGTTATTATCAAGTGGCAAAAGCACATGCATATACTACACTCAAAAATCATTTTAGAGCGGATTATTCCAGTTACCATGTGGTCGATTATGATACCATATCCGGAATGTCCAGACTGAAAACTACCCATCAGGGATATGGAAAAAACTCCAGCTGGTCGAGGGGGCAGGCTTGGGCATTGTATGGTTTTACCATGTGCTATAGGGAGACCGCTGATCCGGTATTTTTCGAGCAGGCACAGAAGGTCGCTAGATTTATTCTCGATCATCCAAGGCTGCCTAAGGATAAAATTCCCTATTGGGATTTTGATGATCCCAAGATCCCAAATACACCGCGGGATGCTTCCGCAGCCGCTGTGATCGCTGCTGCATTATTGGAACTTTCCACCTATAGCCGTCAGGAACAGACTAGGAGATATTGGCAGGCAGCAAATACCATTCTGAAGCATTTGTCTTCCTCAACCTACCGCATGAAAGGAGAGGAATTACCTTTTCTTTTGGACCATAGTGTAGGCTCAAAGCCTCATGACGCTGAAGTAGATGTCCCTTTGGTCTATGCGGATTATTATTATGTGGAGGCCTTAATCCGGGCCAATAACTATGCCTTATCAAACATGAATAATGGATCAGGATTAACTTGGTAG